GCGGCACAGCATCGCCGAGGAGGAGGCCTGGAAGATCATCAGCAGGACGTCCCAGGAGCTCAACATCCGGCTGGTCGACATCTGCAGGCGGGTGGTGGCCGACACCGAGGCGGCCGCGTCCCCCGAGGAGCCGTCCTCCTCGGAGAAGTCCCCACCGCGGGAGGAGGCGGAGGGGAGCGGCTGAGACCGGCCGAGGGCACCCCCTCCGTCGCCCCCGGCCGGTGTCCACGCCCCTCCTCGTGGGCAGCCGAATCCGTCCGCCCGGGCGAGTCCGATCCTATTCACAAGATCACGTCCATGAGAGGTGATCACGAAACGATGCGTTAGTTTCGGTGAATCGGGCAGAACGCACAGTGATGGCTCTCCTATCGAGGAGGTGTGATCGTGGAGATCACCGGCATCATCAGTGCGCTCGTCATCGGCCTGATCATCGGGGCTCTGGCCCGGCTCGTCCTCCCGGGCAAACAGAGCATCCCGATCTGGCTGACCATCCTGGTCGGCATCGTCGCCGCCTTCATCGGCACGGCGATCGCGGGGTTCGGCGGGTACGCCGAAACCCCCGGCATCGACTGGTGGGAGCTCATCACCCAGCTGGTCGTGGCGGTCGTCGGCGTCTCGGTGGTCGCCGGCCTGTGGAGCGGCCGCAAGGGCAGCCACAGGTAGCCGCACCCTTGGCCACCGGGGGTCTTTCACCCCGGCCACAGGAGTTCGCGGTGAACGGGCGGTCCGCCGTTGTGGCCGAAGGCCCGTGTGCGGGGTGCCCGGCTCCGCGCGAAGCACACCGGCCGTTTTGCGGTCCAGACCGAAACCCCGGTATCGGCCCGACCCAAGGCACGGGTCGCTTCGCGCACGGATGCGACGTTCACCTCAATGGGTCTTCGGCCACACGGGAGGACCGCACCCGCACGGACCCCTCCTGCGGCGGGCCTTGAAGACTCCTGGGCCGGGACTGGACTCTCAAGCCAGCTCCCACACCTGCACCGTGCTGTTGTCGTAGGCGGCGGCCAGGAGGGAGCCGTCGGGGCTGAAGGCCACCGCCGTGGGGGCCGCGCCGTCCGGTGATTCGAGGACGGTGATCTCCTCCTGCCCGGCGACGTCCCACAGCCGCAGGGTCGGGTCGAAGGACGGCCCGATCAGCTCGCGGACCTCGGGGTCCTCGGGTTCGACCACGCCGACCCCGGCCAGCAGGCCGCCGTCGGCGCTGTAGGCGATGTCGTGGACCGGCCCGGTGTGCCCGGTGAGTTCGCCGTACTCCTCGCCGGTGTGGGCGTTCCACAGCTTGACGGAGTGTCCCTGGCCGGACGTGGCGATCGAGTCGCCGTCCGGGCTGAACCGCACGTCCCAGACCCGCTGCGACGCCTCCAGCACGAAGACGCTCTCGCCGGTCTCCGGTTCGAAGACCGCGGGGGCGGCACCGCCGACCGCGGCGATCCGGTCGCCGTCGGGGTGCCAGGAGATCTGCATCCAGAACCCCGCGCCCGAGGCGCCCGGCTGGGCGAAGAAGTCGGTGACCATCTCCATCTCCTCCGACTCCGTGTTCCAGACGGCGAGGTTGCCGTTCATGCCGGCGGTCGCCAGCCGGTCGCCCGAGGGGGAGAACTCCACGTCGCTGACCGGGACCCCGCCGCCGTGCAACTGCGCGGTCCAGGCATCGCCCTCCACCGGCGTGAGCCGCACCCGCCCGTCGCTCAGGCCGAGGGCCCCGATGAGTCGATCCGCGTCCGGGGCGTAGGCGATGGACTCGGCGCCGTCCCCTTCGGGCAGGACGTTGTCGCCGGCCGGCAGGCGGTCCTCCATCCGCCACGCCTGGTAGAGGTCGGGGCCGCCCACCGAGAGCCGGTCGCCTTCGGGGTTGAACGCGAGTTCGGTGATGTCGCGGCCGCCGGGGTCGGTCAGCACGAACGCCGGTTCGGCGAAGTCCTCGGCGGTGAGGTCCGTGGTGGGCGAGTCGGGCACCTCGGGACCGGCGGCCTGGGAGGACGCGGCCGCACCGGTGTCGGCCGCCGTCCCGGCGTCGGCGGCCCCCTCCCCCGGCAGCAGCCGGACCGCGGTCAGCGTGCCCGCTGCGACGACCACGGCGGTCCCGGCAGCGGCGGCGGCCAGCGGCCACCTCCGCCTGCGCATCGGGCCGGCCGTGCCGTCGGCGAACTCCCGGCCCCGCCGCTCCATGGACTCGACGCCGTCGCGCGCCTGCTCGGGCGGCCACGCGGTGCCGTATCCCGCGGGTTCGAAGCGGTCGATCAGGTCGTCGGGCGTGGGGCGCCGGACGGGGTCCTTGGCCGTGCAGTGCTCGATGACCTCGTGCAGCGACTCCGGAACGCCGGCCATGTCGATGTCGGCGGTGGCGATGCGGTACAGGACCGCCGGCGTCGGGCCGTCGCCGAACGGGTCGCGCCCGGTGGCCGCGTAGTACAGGACGCCGCCCAGCGCGAAGACGTCGGAGGGGTAGGAGACCATGTGCCCGTAGGTCTGCTCGGGCGACATGAACCCCGGGGTGCCGATGATCTCGCCGGTGCGGGTGGGCCCGCCCGACTCGGTGGTGCGCGCGAGGCCGAAGTCGATGACGCGGGGGCCGTCGGCGGCCAGCAGCACGTTGCCGGGCTTGAGGCCGCGGTGCACCAGGCCGGCGGCGTGGATCGCGCGCAGCGCCTCGGCCAGGCCGAGCGCCAGCGCGTACAGGGAGTGCTCGGGCAGCGGCCCGTGCTCCTTGACCGCCTCGCTCAGCGAGGGGCCCGCGACGTACTCGGTGGCCAGCCACGGCTGGGCGGCGTCGGGCTCGGCGTCCACCACCGCGGCGCCGAAGTGCCCGCTGACGTGGCGGGCGAGCTCGGCCTCACGGGCGAACCGCCGGCGGTACCCCGGCTCGGCGGCGAGGTCGGACCGGATGACCTTGATCGCCACCAGCCGGTTCGCGGGCGAGCGGCCGAGGTAGACCAGGCCCATGCCGCCCGCCCCGATGCGGGCGAGCAGCGTGTGGTGGCCGATCGCGGCCGGGTCCTTCTCGGTCAGCGGTTTCACGCCGGACTCCGTTCGTCTTCTCCATCGTGGCCCAGGTGTCAGGGCCTCCCCGCTGTCTGAGAAAGCCCCGACCTTCACTGCTTCATGGGGTGGTGGGGGGCGGTGGGCTGCTCAGGGCCGGGTCCAGACCGTGGCCAGGCCGTTCTCGTACCCCACGGCGACGCGCGTTCCGCCGGGGTTGAAGGCGAAGGCGGACCCGGGGACCGGGCTCTGCTGCGAGTCGTCGCCGCCGATCCATTCGCCCGTGGCCAGGTTCCACATGCGGACCCTGCCGAACTCGTCACCGGAGACCAGGACCTCGCCGCCGGGGTCCACCGCCATGGCGGTGACCGCGCCCTCGTGCCCGGCCAGGGCGTGCAGCTCCTCATGGGACTCCGCGTCGAACACGCGGACCATGTGGTCCTCCCCTCCGGTGGCGATCCGCTCGCCGCCGGGAATAGGGACCGCCGTGACGCCGCCGGACGCCCCCGTGTCGAAGCGGTCGCGTTCGGCCCCGGTCGCGGGGTCGACGACGCGCACGGTGGAGCCGTCCGCGACCACCGCGCTCCCGCCGTCGGGGTGGAGGCGGAACCCGGCGCCCCGCGCCTGCTCCGGGGTCGGCAGCCGCGCACCGGAAGCGACGTCGAAGCGCGTCCAGCCGTCCGCGCCGACCACGTACAGAATGTCACTCTCCGCACTGAAGTCGGCACCGACTGTTTCAGGGTAGCGTTCGGCGAGCGGCAGCCCGGCGGATTCGGCGGAATCGAGTCCGGCCTCGGACACCGCCGGGACCACGGTGCCGGTCTCGCCGGTGGCGGTGTCGGTGAGCAGGACCTCTCCGGTGACCGAGCCCGTCGCCCGGTACGCGCCGTCCGGGGAGAAGGCCACCGATCCCACCAGCGGCTCCCCGCCGTGCTCGACGTCCTCGTGCCCGGCGAGCTCCGCGGTCAGGTCCCATCGGTCGAGCTTGCCGAGCCTGGCCGTGTACAGCCGCTCGGGCTCGCCGGGGTCGAAGGCCAGGGAGGTGACGGGGGCGGCCTCCGGATCGTCGCCCCGGTCCTCCAGCAGGTCGGGGTGGGTGTCGCCGGAGACGAAGTCGGCACCCCACGCCGGGCCGGGCGGCGGCGGGTACAGCGTCTCGTCGCGCCCCTCGGAGGCCCCGGCGCCCCCTCCGGCCCCTTCCGAGCCGGCCTCCGAGGTGGAGCGCTCCCGCAGGTAGAGGTCTGTCCCGAACGCCGCCCCGCAGCCGGCGACCAGGGCGGCCGCCGGCGCGGCCGCGACCGCCGTCCGGCGCCGCCGGCGGGAGGGGGCGCCGGACGCCGGGGCCGGCGGTGCGGCGAGGCTGCGGCGCGCCAGGCGGTCCCGCTCGGCGATCAGCTCCCGCACCGGCGGGGGCAGCCATCCGGCGTCAGCCTGCGGGACGGGGACGGGCCGCCGATCGGAACCCGGCTGCGCGGCGGGGCCGCCGGGCCCGCTGTCCCCGGAGGGGTCCGGACCGGAGGAGAGGTGTCCCGGCAGGTCCCGGACCAGGTCGTCGGGGGTGGGGCGGTCGCGGGGATCCTTGGCCAGGCAGCGCCGCAGGGGGTCGCGCAGCCCCGGCGGCACGGCGCCGAGGTCGGGATCGTCGTGCACGATGTGGAACAGCACCGTGCGCTCGTCGCCGCCGAACGGGGGCCGCCCGGCGGCGGCGTGGTGCAGCACGGAGCCGAGGGAGAAGACGTCGGAGGCCGGGGTCACCGGGAGGCCGTTGGCCTGCTCCGGCGACATGAACGCCGCCGTCCCCAGAACCTGGCCGGTCCTGGTCACCGATGCGCCGTCGAGAACGCGCACGATCCCGAAGTCGATGACGCGGGGACCGTCGGCGGCCAGCAGCACGGTGGAGGGCTTGAGGTCGCGGTGCACCAGGCCGGCGCGGTGGACGGCGCGCAGCGCCTCGGCCAGGCCGGGCGCGAGCGTGGCCAGCGAACGGGCGGGCAGCGGCCCGCACCGCTCGACCGCCTCGCGCAGCGAGACGCTGGGGACGAACTGCGTGGCCGGCCAGGGCGTCTCCGCGTCGGGGTCGGCGTCGACCACGGGGACGCCGAAGACGCCGCCCACCCCGCGCGCCGCCCCGACCTCCCGGACGAACCGCGTGCGGAGGTCGGTGTCGCCGGCGTGCCCGGGATGCACCACCTTGATGGCGAGCAGCCGCCCCGACTTGGAACGCCCCAGGTAGACCCGTCCCATGCCGCCGCCACCGATGCGTGCGAGCACCCGGTACCGGCCGACCCGCCGCGGATCGGCATTGGAAAGGGGCTGCACCCGAACCTCCGGACTCATGGGGATATGGGGAGGGCGTGCCCACCGGGCGGGGCGCGAGTGCAATATACGACGATGATTCGGTTACCGAAGGGTCGGCGTCGTGGAACGACCGGATGTGGCCGAAGAAGTTCAGGCACCGGGATGCCGCCGCGCGGCGGCATCCCGGTGCCGGTCAGGCGATGCCGGTCACGCGGTGCCGAAGGGGTTGTCGATGACGTATCGCCAGAGCCCGTCCCGGCCGCGCCGGGCGACGTCGGCCGCGGTTCCCTCCAGGTGGACGTCGGAACCGTCGCGCGCGGTGCCGCGAATGGACCAGTCGACGACGAGCAGGGCGATGTCGTCGGCGGTGTAGACGTGCCGGGTCCGCGCGTCGATCGGCAGTCCCAGCCGGAGCAGATGCTCGACGGCGCCGACCCGGGCCGGGCCCGTCATGGGCTGACCGGGTGCGGGCACGAGGACACCGCGATCCTCGTAGGCCAGGTCGACGGCGCGCGAGTCGCCGGAGTTGAACGCGGCGGCGAAGACCGAGTGCAGCAGAGCCGGATCGTCGGGGAGAGCCGCGCGGGGGCCGTGGGCGTCATGATTGGTCGTCATGACATACACATCATAACGCGGGAGGATGCCGCTCCGCCTTACCGGGGGTCGTGAAGCCTCAGTCGAAGGAGGGATCCGCGGTGGCCGGATGATGGCGCGCGTCTTCCTTAACCCCAGGGAGTCGTGAACCTCAACCACAGGAAGGACCCGCGGTGACCGGGCGATCCTCTCGCGCGCCATCCCTCCCGGGGCGAGCCGTGGCTCCAGGCAGGGCCGAGGGCGGCCGGGACAAGCCTCCTGGAGCCAGGCTGCAGACCCCCGGACCGGAGCCGCCGCCCCTCAGCGGGTGGGGTACGTGGTTCTGAGCGTGAGTCCGGAGACGGCGACCAGGCGCCCGCTCCCGGCCTCCCGGCCCGCGCCGGCGGTCCCCGAGGCCGTGCCGATGGCCCAGGGCCCCGCGGCGGCGGCCTCCTTTCTGGCCACCACCGCGTCGAACTCGTCGTCGGCGACCTCGGGGACCGCGCCGTAGCGGCCGGTCAGGTAGCACAGGGCCCGGTTCGCCTCCCCTTCGTCCTGGTAGTCGCTCAGCGGGAAGAGGTGGGAGGCGCCCTCCTTGTCCTTCTCTGCGAACCAGACCTCCTCGCGCCGGAGCGCGTTGCCGCCCCGGATCCAGCCGAGGAGGGCGATGTCGTGGCTGGAGAAGACGAGCTGGGCGCCCTTGGGGTTGGTCGCCGGGTTCTCGAACAGCTCGATGAGCTTGGCCGACAGGTGCGAGTGCATGTTCGCGTCCAGCTCGTCGACGACCAGGACCGAACCGGAGCGCAGCGCGGCCATGATGCGTTGCCCCAGTTCGAACAGCGCCACCGTGCCGTGCGACTGCTGCCGGATGCCCAGGGGCTCGACCGCGCTGTCCGCCGCGCGGTGGTGGAAGAGGACCTCGACGCGGCCGAGGGCCTGGACGCGGCGCCTGCGGAAGCTCTCCGGGGTGCCGGCGTAGCGCTCCTCGATCTCGGCGATCTCGCCCTCGGTGGGTTCCTGCCGCTTGAGCTCCAGGCGCTCGATGCCGGTGTCCGCCGCGCGCAGCAGCCCTTCCAGCTCCTTCATCCAACCGCCGTCCGCCGCGCGCGCGGCGTGAGCCTGCGAGGCGGGCGAGCGCTCCGCGAACCGGAAGGCCAGCCGGGACACGAACCAGTCGTAGACCGGCCGCACCGCCTCCTGCCTGGACCGCGCGGCCACGGTGAGGAAGAGCGCGTTGTCCTCCGTGATCTCCTTGACCTGGCTCATGGAGCCGGGCAGGCTTGCGCCGAAGCGGTAGCCGTCCGGGTCGCGCTCGAAGACGACGCGGCGCTCACCCCTGGGATAGGAGTGCAGCCGCTCCCACACGACCTGCGCGTCGTCGACCGAGAACCCGTAGGTGTAGCGGACTCCGCCGAGCCGGAGCTCCACCGCGTAGGTGGAGGGTTCGGTCAGGCTCGCCGCGCGCAGCGCGAAGGGGAACCGCTCGATCCCGGCGTCCGGCTCGTTCTCCGTCATGGACGAGCGCACCATCCGCTGCATGAACCGCATGGCGTCCAGGAGGTTGGACTTCCCCGATGCGTTCGCCCCGAAGATGCCCGCCACCGGGAGCGCCGGCTCCTCCGTCTCCGGTTCGGCCGCGGGTTCGGACAGGGGGACGAGCAGCAGTTGCTGCCTGCCCTTGAGGGATCGATGGTTGGACGCCTGAAAACTCAGCAGCATCCGCGGCCTCCCTGGAACGCCAGAAATCATTACGGAGAGTTACTATAGCGGCGCGCACCGTGAATGACTGCCTTGGCCGACGAAGGCGCCCTGGTGTTTCGTCCCGCGGCCGCCCCGTTTCACCCCCGATGACCCGGCTCCGCGCTGCGGGCCGGGCCATCGGGCCGGACGCCCGGCTCCGCGGGCCGTCCACTCCGTCCGCTCCACCCGCTCCGGTGCCGGATCGGGTCAGGGCCGCAGCTCCCAGCCGTAGAAGGGTCCCTCCTCGGGCAGCAGACCCCAGATCCCCAGTCCGGCCAGGACCGCGATGACCGCCAGGAGCACGCACGCGATCGCCAGGCCCGCCGGGTGCCCGACGTTCATCGTCCATCCGACGCCCATGGCCCGCTTGGACACCCACACCGCGGGGTCGGCGCGGTTGGCGTAGACCGTCCCGGCGAGGTGCCAGAAGCGGTCGTCGTCGCGCTGGACGTAGCCGGTGTCCTCGTCGGCGGGCGCGCCGTGCCGCAGCCGCCACCCGCCCTGGCCGACGGCGAGGACGACCGCGATGGCGCCGACCGCGGCGGCGAGGCCCACAGCCACGTCCAGGTGCTGAAGAACTTGCGGAACTCCACGGAGATCAGTCGAAGCGTCATCGGGTCTCCTGCTACTCGGCGCGGGCGGTCGGCGGCTTCGGTCAGGTCGGTCAGCGCGAGCACCTCGTCCACCCTGCGCGGGGCGATCCCCGCCGCGTGGCAGTAGATCCGCAGGTGGGCGCGGCCGCTGCGCGCCGGGTGGAAGTTCGACGCCTCCAGCGACGCCCCCACCACGGTGAGCGGATCGGTCAGGCGGGCGTAGGCCCGGTCACCGATCACGACGCCGCGCAGATCCCCCGCACCTTCATACGAGATCACCACGCGCCCTGTTCTGCCGCTCACGCTTCCGTAGCGCCTCGATGCGATCGATGTTCCTGCGAATCACCGCCATCCGCGTCCTGCCGGGGTCCCATCCTCGCTCCGACAACCGCCCGAGAAGCTGACGCAGGAACACACCAGGATCGATCAGCACGCCTGCCTGAGTGCAGACCAGCACATTCCATCCCATGTCCCGCAAAGCGGCTCGACGCGCATGGTCATGCATACGGTCTTCGGGGCGGCCGTGGTGCTCTCTGCCGTCGTATTCGACCCCTTGCCGGTACTCCGGAAACCCCAAATCGATATAGCGATCGCACCCCTTCCCAGTGATGACGTGCACCTGCAGATCAGGGCGAGGAAAGCCGGCGTCGACGATGCAGCAGCGCGTCCAGCTCTCCGCGGCGACTGGGCGCGTGGGTCCGCGAGTTCGACCACGTCCCGAAGCGTTCTCACTCCGGCGCGCCCCTCATGTCGGCGCACCTCCGCAGCAGGTCCACGCGAGAAACCCCGATACGAACGAACTGGTCAAGCGCTGCCAGCGCCTCCAAACGGGGAAGGAGCCGTCCACAGTCAAGAGCGGTCCGTTCGAGGGTGGTGGCTCTCACGCCTTCCATGGATATGGCGTCCTGCTCAGGCACCTCCCATCGGTACTCGCGGCATCCAGCCCGCCATGGTTGCCGCTTATCGGGAGGTACGGCGATCTCGACGGGCCGGATCCGGCTCTCCGTACCGTGTGGAAGAACATCCAGCCCCCAGAGCCGGGCGGCGGTCCGGCCCACGACGATGGCATGGGGCGGGAGGTAGGAAGCCAGGAGCCGGGCGCGGTGACTCGGGGATTGCCGCTCACTGTTCCGGAGAGCAGTGAACCCGGAGGAGACAGGTGGCTTCTGCATGATGCGAGGATGCCGGCGAGGCAGGATTCCCGGAAGTCGTTCTTCACGGCCTGTGGAAAAGCCTGTTCGAGGGCAAGGTGCAGGTTGGTCTGCGCGGCGCCGGGGCGATCCCTGAGTGGGCCTTCGGCCCACGCGAGAGGATCGCCCAGTCGCCGCGGAGAGTTGTGGGGGGCGACCGAGGTGTGCGAGTCGTGGTCAGTCGAGCGCCATGGACCATTCGCCGTCGGCCTCGACCGCGATGACGGCGGTGTCCGTCGGCATGAGGACCTCGCCGTCGTAGGAGCCGATCTCGTTGACGAGGAGGTCGGAGTCCTCGCCGTAGGCCCACACGGCGAAGTTGCCCTCTCCGGCGTGGGTGGCGGCGACCGTCTGCAGCCCGGCGGACTCCTCGGCGAAGAGGAGCACGTCGTGGCCGGTGCCGGAGACCTCGTCCCCCTCCCAGACCCGGGCGTCGGTGAGGGGCCTGAGTTCGACCGTCCACGCCCCGTCGGCCTCGACCTGCACGGCCGCCATCTCGTCACCGACGTGGCCGTTGTAGAGGACGGTCCCCTCGTAGGAGCCGATCTCGTTGGCGAGGAACTGGTCCTCCTCGCCGGAGGAGTTCACGCCGTGAACGATGAAGTTGGCCGAGCCGTCGTGCGTCATGGTGGCGATCCGCGGGTCCTCGTGGAGCTCGACCTCCTCGACCGCGTCGCCGTTTCCCTCAAGGGAGACGGTCTCGGGCGGGGTGTAGGCCGGTTCGGGTTCCTCGGTCTCCGGTTCCTCGGTCTCCGGTTCCTCGGCCTCCGGTGCGTCGTGGGAGTCGGTGTGGGAGTCGGCCGGGCGGGACGGGTCGTTCCCGTCCGCGATGGGGGCGTCGGCGGCGGCGGGGGCGTCCTGCCCGCCGCCGCAGGCGGTGGCGAGCAGGGCGAGGAGGACGCCGACCGTGGTCAGAAGGTGCGGGTTCATGACAGGGACACCGTCACGCCGTCGCTGAACGCGGAGTCGTGCAGCTCGATGCGGTCGGGCTGGACGTCGGCGGGGACGTCGTAGATGACCTGGGCCTCGACCTTGTTGCCGGGGTTGATCTCGTTGAGGAACGATTCCGCGTCCTCACCCAGGTAGATCTCGGCGCCCGTGTCGTTGGAGTACTCGGTGTCGTCGGCGTCGACCAGCGTCTGGTTGGAGCCGTCGAACATCTGGGCCCGGTCGCCGATGTTCTCCACGGTGACGTGCACGATCACGTACTGGCCCTGCGGCGTCTCGGACAGGACCCCGTCCCCCACCGACTCCACGCCGGTCTCGACGTCGGTGACGGTGAACGCGAACTTGCCGTCCTCCACCGTGTCCCCGATGCCGGCCGCAGCCTGCTCCTCCTCCGCACCGGCCTCGGCGTCCCCGCCGTCGCCGGCGGAGGCGCCGCCCTCGGCGGCCGTGTCGGAACCGGAGGAACCGGGGTCGGTGCTCCCGCTGTCGATGCTCGCCACGACGGCGACGCAGCCGACGAACCCGAAGAGGACGCAGACGCCGAGGGTGATCAGTGAGGCCCACAGGCATCCGCGGCTCTTCTTCGGCGCGGGCTGGGGGTATCCGGGCTGGTAGTTCATTGTCGTCTTCCTTAATCGTCGAGGAGCGGAGCGCCACCCCGGGAATCCGGGCAGCACGAGCAGAGCGGACGACGCCGCGGGGTCTTCGGGAGTGGAGGACCGGAGGGCTGGAGGTCTACGGGCGGAGAGGGCGGAGGAGGGTCAGGCGTGCGGGATGCCGACGAGCTCGACGTCGATGTTGCGCTCGTCCAGGGCCTTGGTCGTGCGGTAGAGCTCGACCTGTGCCAGCGGGTAGAGCGTGTCCACGTCGACCTCGCCGTGGTTCCTCAGATGTACGGCGAAGACCACCGTGCGCGGCCTGAAGGACTCATCGATGTCGCGGTCGGGGTCGAGCTCCTTCACCCGCCTCACGAAGCGCTCCCGGGCTTCAGTCTCGAATTCCAGGCTCTCCAGAGCCGATCTGACCTGGATGAACAGGTGACTCAACGCGGAAGCCGAAGCGGCCTGCTTGACGTGGATGAGCCGGTTCCCTGGACCGAGGAGGTCGCACAGTTCGATGCCGCGCCCCCAGTGCGCGGGAGTCTTGACGAGGTTCCTGTCCAGGCACAGGTATCCCGCGGCCGGATCGTGGACGCCGTCGTTGTAGTCGCCCTCGTCGCCGGCGCCCCAGGCCGGCAGCTCGATCGGTGATCCCCGTGAGAGCAGCCGTTGCAGGTTGTCGCGGACGGCCTGGAGGTAGTCCGCGCCGTAGCGGTACCAGTGCCCGTGGCGAAGGACGAAGATCTCCGACTCCATGTTCACGGTGGCCTCGATCCAGTCCAGTGGCCTGGTGTGCTTCCGGATCTCCCAGCGTCCGTCGGGGTCGGAGTAGAGCTGGATCCATCCGGCACGGAGCGCGGCGACCACGTTGCCCGTCTGCAACTGCTTGAGCCGGGCCACGAGGTGGGTCCGGAGACTGTCCGGGTCGCAGTCCGTCCGCAGTGGGCAGGACTTCGGGCCGATACGGGCGACGAAGGAGCGGGTCCTCTCCAGATCGTCGAGGGCGTCCTCGGGCGGGGCGATCGCGAGCTCCAGGGATTCGGGGTCGCCCAGGCATTCGGCGAACAGGTCCCACAGGACCTGCAGCCGTTCGGGATCCCGCTCTTCCGTGTGGGCCTCGAGGATGCGGAAGTCATCGCGGGGGTCCACCGACCGCTCGACCTCCGCGATCCACCGGATGTCGTTGACCAGGTCGCCGGGAGCGACTCCGAGGCGGGTGCGGACGCCGTCCGCGCAGTCCACATAGGGGAGCCGTCCCGTGATCCCGGTGTAGGTGAGCCCGTTCGCTCCGGAGCGGACCCGAAGCCCGGTGACGATGTCGCGCTCGGGGCGCACACCGTAGGTCCGCACGTTCCCCCCGTGGGCGATTCGGGTGTGCTCGTAGCGACCGGGCACGTCCATCCGTCGGCGGCGGACCGTGGTGACCGCGGTGGAGTCCGCCACCCGCGCCGCGAAGCGGCGTCCGAAAGCGGATTCCCTGAGTTCTCGCGGGACGAGGTGGTGGCCTTCTCCGTAGCTGAACGCGTACACGGACGCGTCGACGGCGATCAGCACCGTGACCGCCGGATTGCCGACCTCCAGTTCCATGTGGAGTCCGGTGGTGCTCCGGGCGTTGTCCAGCCAGTCGGGAGGGTGAACGCCGCCGCGTAGTCCGTGGACCACCACGGCGACCATGCCACCGACGTTCACACTCTCCATGCGCAGCCCGTCATTCCGCAGTCCCTGTTCGTCGAACACGGCACGCATGTCTTCGGGGCGCGGTTCGACTCCGATGAGGCGGTGCAGGGTGAGTTCTTGTGTACGTGCCGCGACACGCTTGCCGCAACGGCGGCTCGTCCTGGTGCCGACGTGTGAGTTCGACATGCGGGGCCTCCTCACCGGAATGTTTGCTTTCCTGGAGCCTCAGACCATGCCCCATCAACCAAGACAATAGAACCATAGCTTGTGAACCTAGTCAACGGAGACTTAGCCACTCTCTTACTTAAACAGTCAAACAGGCGTACGATAGAGTGCACGTCGCAGCAGCTGAGCACAGGAGTCCTCATGGCGAACACCCCGTCCGGAACAACCGTGAACTCGGTTGAGATCGCGCGCCTGGCGGGCGTGGGGCGGGCGGCCGTCAGCAACTGGCGACGGCGGCACGCGGACTTTCCACAGCCTGTGGGCGGCACCGACGGGAGTCCGCTGTTCGACCTCGGCCAGGTCAGGGCGTGGCTGATGAAGTCGGGCAAGTTGAACGAGGACGACGATCCGGCAGCCGCGATCGAGACCGCGTGGAAGGCGCTGGACCCGCTGCGCGCAGGCATGGACGGCGCCGACGCGGTCGCCCTGGTGGGGGCCGCTCTGCTGCTGGCCGAAAGAGAGCCGTCCGGCCTGGAGGGCCTCGCCGGAACCGAGTTCGCCGACCGGCTCACGGAGATCATGGCGGCCGAGGAAACCGGAACGCCGCCGCTGCCCCTGCCCGATGTTCACACGCTCCGAGCGGCCCTGCTCGACGCCGTCCGCTCCGTGAACGGGCTCGGGGACGCCGCGCACGCCTTCGAACTGCT
This sequence is a window from Spinactinospora alkalitolerans. Protein-coding genes within it:
- a CDS encoding YybH family protein; translated protein: MTTNHDAHGPRAALPDDPALLHSVFAAAFNSGDSRAVDLAYEDRGVLVPAPGQPMTGPARVGAVEHLLRLGLPIDARTRHVYTADDIALLVVDWSIRGTARDGSDVHLEGTAADVARRGRDGLWRYVIDNPFGTA
- a CDS encoding WD40 repeat domain-containing serine/threonine protein kinase, whose translation is MSPEVRVQPLSNADPRRVGRYRVLARIGGGGMGRVYLGRSKSGRLLAIKVVHPGHAGDTDLRTRFVREVGAARGVGGVFGVPVVDADPDAETPWPATQFVPSVSLREAVERCGPLPARSLATLAPGLAEALRAVHRAGLVHRDLKPSTVLLAADGPRVIDFGIVRVLDGASVTRTGQVLGTAAFMSPEQANGLPVTPASDVFSLGSVLHHAAAGRPPFGGDERTVLFHIVHDDPDLGAVPPGLRDPLRRCLAKDPRDRPTPDDLVRDLPGHLSSGPDPSGDSGPGGPAAQPGSDRRPVPVPQADAGWLPPPVRELIAERDRLARRSLAAPPAPASGAPSRRRRRTAVAAAPAAALVAGCGAAFGTDLYLRERSTSEAGSEGAGGGAGASEGRDETLYPPPPGPAWGADFVSGDTHPDLLEDRGDDPEAAPVTSLAFDPGEPERLYTARLGKLDRWDLTAELAGHEDVEHGGEPLVGSVAFSPDGAYRATGSVTGEVLLTDTATGETGTVVPAVSEAGLDSAESAGLPLAERYPETVGADFSAESDILYVVGADGWTRFDVASGARLPTPEQARGAGFRLHPDGGSAVVADGSTVRVVDPATGAERDRFDTGASGGVTAVPIPGGERIATGGEDHMVRVFDAESHEELHALAGHEGAVTAMAVDPGGEVLVSGDEFGRVRMWNLATGEWIGGDDSQQSPVPGSAFAFNPGGTRVAVGYENGLATVWTRP
- a CDS encoding DUF5808 domain-containing protein, which produces MAVGLAAAVGAIAVVLAVGQGGWRLRHGAPADEDTGYVQRDDDRFWHLAGTVYANRADPAVWVSKRAMGVGWTMNVGHPAGLAIACVLLAVIAVLAGLGIWGLLPEEGPFYGWELRP
- a CDS encoding GlsB/YeaQ/YmgE family stress response membrane protein, with amino-acid sequence MEITGIISALVIGLIIGALARLVLPGKQSIPIWLTILVGIVAAFIGTAIAGFGGYAETPGIDWWELITQLVVAVVGVSVVAGLWSGRKGSHR
- a CDS encoding WD40 repeat domain-containing serine/threonine protein kinase codes for the protein MKPLTEKDPAAIGHHTLLARIGAGGMGLVYLGRSPANRLVAIKVIRSDLAAEPGYRRRFAREAELARHVSGHFGAAVVDAEPDAAQPWLATEYVAGPSLSEAVKEHGPLPEHSLYALALGLAEALRAIHAAGLVHRGLKPGNVLLAADGPRVIDFGLARTTESGGPTRTGEIIGTPGFMSPEQTYGHMVSYPSDVFALGGVLYYAATGRDPFGDGPTPAVLYRIATADIDMAGVPESLHEVIEHCTAKDPVRRPTPDDLIDRFEPAGYGTAWPPEQARDGVESMERRGREFADGTAGPMRRRRWPLAAAAAGTAVVVAAGTLTAVRLLPGEGAADAGTAADTGAAASSQAAGPEVPDSPTTDLTAEDFAEPAFVLTDPGGRDITELAFNPEGDRLSVGGPDLYQAWRMEDRLPAGDNVLPEGDGAESIAYAPDADRLIGALGLSDGRVRLTPVEGDAWTAQLHGGGVPVSDVEFSPSGDRLATAGMNGNLAVWNTESEEMEMVTDFFAQPGASGAGFWMQISWHPDGDRIAAVGGAAPAVFEPETGESVFVLEASQRVWDVRFSPDGDSIATSGQGHSVKLWNAHTGEEYGELTGHTGPVHDIAYSADGGLLAGVGVVEPEDPEVRELIGPSFDPTLRLWDVAGQEEITVLESPDGAAPTAVAFSPDGSLLAAAYDNSTVQVWELA
- a CDS encoding AAA family ATPase; its protein translation is MLLSFQASNHRSLKGRQQLLLVPLSEPAAEPETEEPALPVAGIFGANASGKSNLLDAMRFMQRMVRSSMTENEPDAGIERFPFALRAASLTEPSTYAVELRLGGVRYTYGFSVDDAQVVWERLHSYPRGERRVVFERDPDGYRFGASLPGSMSQVKEITEDNALFLTVAARSRQEAVRPVYDWFVSRLAFRFAERSPASQAHAARAADGGWMKELEGLLRAADTGIERLELKRQEPTEGEIAEIEERYAGTPESFRRRRVQALGRVEVLFHHRAADSAVEPLGIRQQSHGTVALFELGQRIMAALRSGSVLVVDELDANMHSHLSAKLIELFENPATNPKGAQLVFSSHDIALLGWIRGGNALRREEVWFAEKDKEGASHLFPLSDYQDEGEANRALCYLTGRYGAVPEVADDEFDAVVARKEAAAAGPWAIGTASGTAGAGREAGSGRLVAVSGLTLRTTYPTR